A stretch of the Rhodopirellula islandica genome encodes the following:
- a CDS encoding ShlB/FhaC/HecB family hemolysin secretion/activation protein, whose amino-acid sequence MPISTSTSWPLAFLVSLCFVGLAQAQNYERYQPLAISPRPLPTDAVQSEPLQPVEGSDKVLVDSLNGIIFLDGNDKLEPEDAHAGQLGIQFRFDDPTSLVHGNAVQSIVNRYLGGPVTLRNLNQLSRDIILHYRRCGQPVVDVAIPEQKITAGVVQIVVIEPRIGKVTVEDGCYFEAEDLCQWVNCTRRGDKIYEHKLNNDLFWLNQNPFYRVSVDMEPGKTEETTDVIFRVDDVLPIRAYLGYEDTGVRSLGLERLYAGFIYGNAFGRGGILSYQYTADSDFNRLHAHSVSYSEAINRCYSWNTYGSWAGVEPSIAPFNQDGESWQLGLGLTRHLVRNARQDTSLTLGADFKQTNNNLEFGGQQVQDSGADLLELRGTFRHFWRGCCEQYGLIVSDTFVGPGGGFTSDNNQAAFNSIRAGTSPDYIYTRLRAERYDNVGKKWALLSRFTGQLTSERLLFSETLGYGGFDSIRGYDMRTFNADSGWFTNFEFGPRTHHWGCKQSPNRIRMFGFCDIGEGFTRNAVAGEVSDQFLASVGLGTRVSLGYDTSLRFSYGHGLEKVPGAATRDRLHIGFVQQFGPRP is encoded by the coding sequence ATGCCCATTAGCACCTCCACCAGTTGGCCACTCGCCTTCTTGGTCTCGCTTTGTTTCGTCGGCCTTGCCCAGGCGCAAAATTACGAACGCTACCAACCGCTCGCAATCTCACCACGGCCACTTCCGACCGACGCAGTTCAATCGGAACCGCTTCAACCGGTGGAGGGCAGTGACAAGGTTCTGGTGGATTCGCTCAACGGGATCATCTTCCTCGATGGCAACGACAAACTGGAACCAGAGGACGCTCATGCTGGCCAACTTGGCATTCAATTTCGTTTTGATGACCCAACATCGTTGGTGCACGGAAATGCAGTGCAGTCCATCGTCAATCGCTATCTGGGCGGACCGGTCACGCTGCGAAACTTGAATCAGTTGTCCCGCGACATCATTCTGCATTACCGTCGCTGCGGCCAACCCGTTGTGGACGTTGCGATCCCCGAGCAGAAGATCACTGCGGGCGTGGTCCAAATCGTCGTCATCGAGCCTCGGATCGGCAAAGTGACGGTCGAGGATGGCTGCTATTTCGAAGCCGAGGACTTGTGCCAGTGGGTCAACTGCACGCGTCGTGGCGACAAAATCTACGAGCACAAGCTCAACAACGATCTGTTCTGGTTGAATCAAAACCCTTTCTACCGCGTTTCAGTCGACATGGAGCCTGGTAAGACCGAGGAGACGACCGACGTCATCTTTCGTGTTGATGACGTGTTGCCAATTCGCGCCTACCTTGGCTACGAGGACACGGGTGTCCGCTCGCTGGGACTCGAACGACTCTACGCTGGCTTCATTTACGGCAATGCGTTTGGCCGCGGAGGCATCCTCAGCTACCAATACACCGCTGATTCCGATTTCAATCGCCTGCACGCACACAGCGTCTCTTATAGCGAGGCGATCAATCGCTGTTACAGTTGGAACACCTACGGCAGTTGGGCCGGTGTCGAACCGTCGATCGCTCCTTTTAACCAAGACGGCGAATCGTGGCAGTTGGGCCTCGGGCTGACTCGGCACCTCGTCCGCAACGCACGACAGGACACAAGCTTGACGCTGGGGGCTGATTTCAAACAAACAAACAACAACCTGGAATTCGGCGGCCAACAGGTTCAAGACAGCGGGGCGGACTTGCTGGAGCTGCGAGGTACCTTTCGTCATTTTTGGCGAGGATGCTGTGAACAATATGGCTTGATCGTCAGCGATACGTTTGTCGGTCCCGGAGGTGGATTCACCAGCGATAACAATCAGGCCGCCTTCAATTCCATTCGTGCCGGCACATCACCCGACTACATCTACACGCGTTTGAGAGCCGAACGGTACGACAACGTCGGCAAAAAGTGGGCCTTGTTGTCACGTTTCACAGGGCAATTGACGAGCGAGCGACTGCTGTTCAGTGAGACACTGGGTTACGGTGGATTCGATTCAATCCGCGGTTACGACATGCGGACTTTCAATGCCGATTCGGGCTGGTTCACCAACTTTGAATTTGGTCCGCGAACTCATCACTGGGGTTGCAAGCAGTCTCCCAATCGCATTCGCATGTTTGGATTCTGTGATATCGGGGAAGGCTTCACACGCAATGCTGTTGCCGGTGAGGTCTCCGACCAATTCCTTGCCAGTGTGGGGCTCGGAACTCGCGTCAGCCTGGGCTACGACACATCGCTACGATTCTCTTATGGTCATGGGCTGGAAAAAGTTCCCGGTGCAGCCACTCGAGATCGTCTGCATATCGGATTCGTACAACAGTTCGGTCCGCGGCCATGA
- a CDS encoding YifB family Mg chelatase-like AAA ATPase, which produces MLARLKTFTLLGIEAMPVDVEVDISPAAMPKTILVGLPEAAVKESTHRVERAIVNSGFIRPQDRVVINLAPGDLPKQAPSFDLPVALGVLAGSGQLVLDRLEDYAVVGELALEGITRPVKGALSIAIEAAKDKSLKGLVVPTESAAEAAVVEDLEVIAVDSLSQCVAFFAGEIDVPPVPSGVEEIFEAFSEYEVDFADVRGQESAKRAMTIAAAGRHNLLMIGPPGSGKTMLAKRMPTILPPLVPAESIETTRIYSAVGQLPSKQPLLARRPFRSPHHTISDAGLVGGGSPPAPGEISKAHNGILFLDELPEFNRKTLEVMRQPLEDGVVTISRALRSTTFPADFMLIAAANPCPCGYRSDPRRSCNCTPPQIERYMGKISGPLLDRVDIHIEVPAVPFEELTARDASSETSAMMRESVMRARDVQAERFEGSPIRYNAQMSSRQTRQHCELSAASKTLLKAGVESLGLSARAHDKILRVARTIADLAGEPAISEEHLAEAIGYRNLDADLWV; this is translated from the coding sequence ATGCTGGCACGGCTCAAAACATTCACGCTGCTCGGCATCGAAGCGATGCCTGTTGATGTCGAAGTCGACATCTCTCCAGCCGCGATGCCCAAGACGATCTTGGTGGGTTTGCCGGAAGCAGCCGTCAAAGAATCCACGCACCGCGTCGAACGAGCGATCGTCAACAGTGGTTTCATCCGCCCGCAAGATCGCGTGGTCATCAACCTGGCTCCCGGTGACCTGCCCAAACAAGCACCCTCGTTCGATCTGCCGGTTGCCCTAGGTGTCCTGGCGGGCAGCGGTCAATTGGTGCTCGATCGCTTGGAAGACTACGCCGTGGTCGGGGAACTGGCCCTCGAAGGCATCACCCGCCCGGTCAAAGGCGCCCTGTCGATCGCGATCGAGGCCGCCAAGGACAAATCACTGAAGGGTTTGGTCGTGCCCACCGAATCGGCTGCCGAAGCCGCGGTGGTCGAAGACCTCGAAGTCATCGCCGTCGACAGTCTGTCCCAGTGCGTTGCGTTCTTTGCCGGCGAGATCGATGTGCCGCCTGTGCCCAGCGGCGTCGAAGAAATCTTTGAAGCCTTCAGCGAATACGAAGTCGACTTCGCCGACGTCCGAGGCCAAGAGTCTGCCAAGCGAGCGATGACGATCGCCGCGGCCGGCCGCCATAATTTACTGATGATCGGTCCTCCGGGAAGCGGGAAAACCATGTTGGCCAAACGCATGCCAACCATCCTGCCTCCGCTGGTGCCCGCCGAATCGATCGAAACCACTCGCATTTACAGCGCCGTGGGGCAATTGCCTTCCAAACAACCCTTGCTGGCTCGCCGTCCCTTCCGCAGCCCTCACCACACGATCAGCGACGCCGGTTTGGTCGGCGGAGGCAGCCCACCGGCACCGGGTGAAATCAGCAAGGCCCACAACGGGATCCTGTTCTTGGACGAGCTGCCGGAGTTCAATCGCAAGACCCTCGAAGTCATGCGACAACCGCTCGAAGACGGTGTCGTGACCATCTCACGAGCCCTCCGGTCGACCACCTTTCCCGCTGACTTCATGCTCATCGCAGCCGCGAATCCGTGCCCGTGTGGGTATCGCTCGGATCCTCGACGAAGCTGCAATTGCACACCGCCCCAAATTGAACGGTACATGGGGAAGATTTCGGGTCCGCTGCTCGATCGGGTCGACATTCACATCGAGGTTCCGGCGGTTCCCTTTGAGGAATTGACGGCTCGCGATGCGTCGAGCGAGACCAGCGCGATGATGCGTGAATCCGTCATGCGTGCTCGGGATGTGCAAGCTGAACGATTCGAAGGCAGCCCGATTCGATACAACGCCCAAATGAGCAGCCGGCAAACACGGCAGCATTGTGAGCTGAGCGCCGCCAGCAAAACGTTGCTCAAAGCCGGCGTGGAATCACTGGGTCTGTCCGCCCGAGCCCACGACAAAATCTTGCGAGTTGCCAGAACGATCGCCGACTTGGCTGGCGAACCCGCGATCAGCGAAGAACACCTCGCCGAAGCCATCGGCTACCGAAACCTTGACGCCGACCTCTGGGTGTAG
- a CDS encoding alpha/beta hydrolase family protein has product MASQNIEILRESPPTSIRICFRSLLCAALCCTLPILVTGCGRGGITSIANQRGVQELAPVASLGQSLPELGDSQSYPGALAYEVDLGIPDSEPGNNDRLMIYLPDKLPSEKIPCIFLAAAGATNFTGKKLSPGDLPEAIPYVYAGFAVVAYETDGELKENAETIGELRDAFLLHESSHAGLVNGLNAIEYALQKIPGIDADQLFAVGHSSAGRNALMLTAFDSRIKGCVTFAPATTISAADLQSLTTELAGMPSRFPQAIRQFLPSAHVAKINVPTLILHGTEDDVIPLASSQQFVSQLEKQGTEVTLRTQKNADHFNVLSGVSNAIPWLRMKAKITNRPIEIPMGSFPEEAKFVRTHLERATLFESRLTPALSSHPAATRFQFDFEVTDASYHESSNQLYVTGHPTGILAFEMESILQGDVGPSFAQLDWGQARRVAVNAADPAKVVFWRDDAVFESDSDLRRSKQLSIAWEPLTEQAERNSPRWKELAFVPDDPNLLHVRKYLSHYRVHLETEEVETVPAPDAGLSTTRLAFLQNFPRWRYHHGTETRQSATTAKFPEDAASASNLQRQLSLTAAVNGDPLSKSFWESPALLETFPTPLMEAKQAPSHLENVWWCGENVAVFVDEMSVGLQSIEGHRLISEKMEAARPFRAESTMRSIQEDRRSNYGGQRNQYVPPPELIATPTEPAALPASDAPERPVHPLQPDPDLPQRRTCYVFADTDDQRVLIVSQRDLLIFDLNKVPRPELKRAPELIEAQVGVPMSLPIQYEGELESVELEGASVLDQVHRVAADTTFTPAIADTGFKRMKWSANTSAGLETVHTIVHTSLPTKTIDQMEAIQLHARPDSERLVMWGRTPGESRWRVSLWQGDDAAPFELGFSQPVQRATFNATSLFVATASEEAGQKTTRIQRFEIGETNATAEVQFANEIDSLQVVGGKFLAAGQPLMTRDDANQRLALRFLVRLKASDLTEIEPALCDPLACLANTLEDGIIWDGTLWSGDPKRKTALVETPKTTWTPLNQLAGRTRIAGESLLVGENSSQHSVLLRPESLKDWPADQPLHATSRGVYRAGRLLEFFPHDSSNPTTRIDLDGPRSVYVHQLRQPVTRSMALTSSKIYVASGNRLFYLDRRLIEDSLPTPDLQIQPTQRKITLNVSSKETISFQAVGATRYHLHLTGAIESRDAWKSLESDDGAFEISAKEFLDSVKHEMGELAYLKKGNVPEQLDPTEAEFRDWIQAQQQTYLQVTGKRTRTIPVEMKALLIAENERGARDCFLHSYFLLVPLSEFP; this is encoded by the coding sequence ATGGCGAGTCAGAACATTGAGATTTTACGCGAGAGCCCACCAACAAGCATTCGCATCTGTTTCCGTTCGCTACTTTGCGCGGCACTCTGCTGCACCTTGCCGATTCTTGTGACGGGGTGTGGTCGCGGTGGGATCACCTCGATCGCAAACCAAAGAGGCGTCCAAGAACTCGCCCCCGTGGCATCGCTTGGTCAATCATTGCCTGAGCTGGGCGACTCCCAATCCTATCCCGGTGCACTGGCCTATGAGGTCGACTTGGGGATTCCTGATTCGGAGCCGGGCAACAACGATCGGCTGATGATCTACTTGCCGGACAAATTGCCCAGCGAGAAGATCCCTTGCATCTTCCTTGCGGCGGCGGGTGCGACCAATTTCACGGGAAAGAAATTGTCGCCGGGCGATTTGCCGGAAGCAATTCCTTACGTCTACGCTGGCTTCGCAGTTGTCGCTTATGAAACGGATGGCGAACTGAAGGAGAATGCCGAGACGATTGGCGAGCTGCGCGATGCGTTCTTGCTCCATGAATCCTCTCATGCTGGCTTGGTCAATGGACTGAATGCAATCGAGTACGCCCTGCAGAAGATACCGGGAATCGACGCCGACCAACTCTTTGCAGTCGGGCACAGTTCCGCCGGCCGAAACGCTCTGATGCTCACGGCATTCGACTCGCGAATCAAAGGTTGCGTCACGTTTGCTCCCGCGACGACGATCAGCGCGGCCGATCTGCAATCGCTGACGACGGAACTGGCTGGCATGCCAAGCCGTTTCCCTCAGGCAATCCGGCAGTTTTTGCCATCCGCTCACGTTGCCAAGATCAATGTCCCAACCCTGATCCTTCATGGCACCGAGGATGATGTGATTCCACTCGCATCCAGCCAACAATTTGTCTCTCAACTCGAGAAGCAGGGAACCGAGGTGACCCTTCGGACCCAAAAAAACGCTGATCATTTCAATGTCTTGAGTGGGGTCTCGAATGCGATCCCATGGCTGCGAATGAAGGCCAAGATCACGAACCGGCCAATTGAAATACCCATGGGGTCCTTCCCCGAGGAGGCCAAATTCGTCCGCACCCACTTGGAACGAGCGACGCTCTTCGAGTCCCGACTGACGCCGGCCCTCTCGTCTCATCCTGCGGCCACACGCTTTCAATTCGATTTCGAAGTCACCGACGCGAGCTATCACGAGTCATCCAATCAACTCTATGTGACAGGCCATCCCACCGGGATCCTGGCCTTCGAGATGGAATCCATCCTCCAAGGAGACGTCGGCCCCAGTTTCGCGCAACTGGACTGGGGGCAGGCTCGACGCGTCGCGGTCAATGCCGCGGATCCGGCCAAGGTTGTGTTTTGGCGGGACGATGCGGTCTTCGAATCCGATTCCGATCTGCGTAGATCCAAGCAACTGTCGATTGCTTGGGAACCCCTCACCGAGCAAGCTGAACGAAACTCGCCACGATGGAAAGAACTGGCGTTCGTACCGGATGATCCCAATCTGCTCCACGTTCGAAAATACCTCAGCCATTACCGCGTTCACCTGGAAACCGAGGAAGTTGAAACGGTTCCAGCTCCGGATGCGGGACTTTCAACAACTCGGCTCGCGTTCCTGCAGAACTTTCCTCGCTGGCGGTATCACCACGGCACTGAGACTCGCCAATCGGCCACCACCGCGAAGTTCCCAGAGGATGCCGCGTCAGCCTCCAATCTTCAGCGACAGCTTTCACTGACCGCGGCGGTCAATGGGGACCCGTTGTCAAAATCCTTTTGGGAATCGCCCGCCCTGTTGGAGACCTTCCCGACCCCGTTGATGGAGGCGAAACAGGCTCCCTCGCATCTGGAAAATGTTTGGTGGTGCGGTGAGAACGTTGCCGTGTTCGTGGACGAGATGAGCGTGGGCTTGCAATCCATCGAAGGGCATAGGTTGATCTCCGAAAAGATGGAAGCAGCACGCCCCTTCCGGGCGGAGTCCACCATGAGATCCATCCAGGAGGATCGCCGCTCGAACTACGGTGGCCAGCGAAACCAATATGTGCCCCCGCCCGAGCTGATCGCAACGCCAACCGAACCTGCCGCCTTGCCTGCGTCCGATGCCCCCGAACGCCCCGTCCACCCCCTCCAGCCCGACCCGGATCTTCCCCAACGCCGAACGTGCTATGTCTTTGCCGACACAGACGACCAACGCGTCCTGATTGTCTCTCAACGAGATCTTTTGATCTTTGACTTGAACAAGGTGCCTCGTCCAGAACTCAAACGAGCCCCCGAGCTGATCGAAGCACAAGTCGGAGTGCCTATGTCCCTCCCAATTCAGTACGAAGGTGAATTGGAAAGTGTGGAACTCGAGGGTGCTTCTGTCCTGGATCAAGTCCACCGCGTCGCTGCCGACACAACCTTCACGCCAGCGATTGCAGACACCGGATTCAAACGCATGAAGTGGTCAGCCAACACCTCTGCGGGTCTGGAAACAGTTCACACAATCGTCCACACCAGCCTGCCAACGAAGACCATCGATCAGATGGAGGCGATTCAGTTGCATGCGAGACCGGACAGTGAGCGTCTTGTCATGTGGGGACGCACCCCCGGTGAAAGCAGATGGCGAGTCTCGCTGTGGCAGGGCGACGATGCGGCCCCGTTCGAACTGGGTTTTTCGCAACCTGTCCAACGAGCCACGTTCAACGCGACCAGTTTGTTTGTCGCAACCGCATCCGAGGAAGCAGGTCAGAAGACAACGCGAATCCAAAGATTCGAAATCGGTGAAACCAACGCGACCGCCGAGGTGCAGTTCGCCAACGAGATTGATTCGCTGCAGGTTGTCGGTGGAAAGTTCTTGGCAGCCGGGCAGCCCCTCATGACTCGAGACGACGCCAATCAGCGCCTCGCGCTTCGATTTTTGGTTCGGCTCAAAGCCTCCGACCTGACCGAGATCGAACCAGCACTTTGCGATCCACTCGCCTGCCTTGCCAACACGCTCGAGGACGGGATCATTTGGGACGGAACATTGTGGTCGGGCGACCCCAAACGAAAAACCGCCTTGGTGGAAACCCCCAAGACAACCTGGACGCCGCTCAATCAATTGGCGGGAAGAACGAGGATCGCGGGCGAGTCTCTCTTGGTCGGCGAAAACAGCTCCCAACATTCCGTCCTTCTTCGCCCCGAAAGTCTCAAGGACTGGCCAGCGGACCAACCACTCCATGCCACTTCCAGGGGTGTCTATCGGGCTGGGCGTTTGCTTGAGTTCTTCCCGCATGACTCGTCCAATCCCACGACGCGGATCGACTTGGATGGGCCCCGCTCTGTGTACGTCCACCAACTCAGGCAGCCGGTCACGCGATCGATGGCCCTGACGTCCTCGAAGATCTACGTGGCTTCGGGCAACCGACTGTTTTATCTCGATCGCCGTCTCATCGAAGACTCACTGCCCACTCCTGACCTGCAGATCCAACCGACACAACGCAAAATCACGTTGAACGTCAGCAGCAAGGAAACAATCTCTTTCCAAGCCGTTGGAGCGACGCGGTACCACTTGCATTTGACGGGGGCGATTGAAAGCCGCGATGCTTGGAAGTCACTTGAATCGGACGATGGTGCGTTTGAAATCAGTGCCAAAGAATTCCTTGATTCGGTCAAGCATGAAATGGGTGAATTGGCGTATCTCAAGAAGGGGAATGTCCCAGAACAGCTGGATCCCACGGAGGCTGAATTTCGAGACTGGATCCAAGCACAACAACAGACTTACTTGCAAGTGACGGGCAAGCGAACGCGTACAATCCCGGTTGAGATGAAGGCCTTGTTGATCGCCGAAAATGAACGGGGTGCTCGAGACTGCTTTTTACACTCCTACTTTTTGTTGGTCCCATTGAGCGAATTCCCATGA
- a CDS encoding circumsporozoite protein- membrane associated protein yields MIQSRIDAARSALWRAELTRQILRGVLVGMAAMLAWIVMDQWIWSPGTIGRLVIAAIAIVAAVVHAVRSVWPVLRSSVRADYAARALERDHPELGHALSSYITLTAQDSAGGSASKGQLSKRVVQSIGATTAAKLRSIDALPEEATGLLRWWIATIALLSVLVIYAIASPKNALQSAARLMAPAADIRPANRVQITDVQPGDAEILAGRTVEVAANVRGLRDNETVEFRWLNPDESNSTSGDEASEGRATKMQVDEATATRSTVAHTASIRVSHQATGVQRYEIVAGDAVAGPFEWTIRDTPVVSVTEVQYQPPAYTGETTRIRRSGSIRGVDGTRVILRARVNRPVARAVVEFNPKPMGQETRATAGVREMTLSDDGSSLELPFDLRSGEVATRAVELTSYRIRVWDQAEQSNSDPIIYPIEVIRDLPPEITIVVPRQSPKPVPLDAQQLFEIHAADVDFGLSEIEIEIRRGIDVIARASLWKNEAGAKGNQIAEYRFRPSRMILASVGRRGARSSRLMVGDEVEVVAIATDNRRDANNPSIQPGVTRTEPVRLQIVAGRTPEPQTPEEQDDNDGQTPDDGGSPDGSGPGEEGQSGGGGGSGESGPSEQGGQGGEGQSGSGESDSEPTGENENSGESDGNSSGSNSADGESSDGDSDPNDPSESDSNSGNNNANPGSSDGSEPGDASTGNAGEGSSDPNAMSEDPNQSSGDEPGAGESGDAQQPAEGSPPGNQAPGQQPPNQEGNGQPNGDAGQQDSSGSSESGRDQDGSSDAAGTAEGSQEPGGSRSPQSAPQDDAEAFERINEYLKEQQENQQQAGNAGQQSPGEQQPGENQEGPDSESQSNDSNANGSNEPGSKQNGSDQSSGDPSGDNASGDNKSENDQAGEGSPSQDPSSEGSPSGDDAAGEEAPGTESGEPGTESGDPGSESSDSQTGQPGEQAGDPGQPQDGSPSSDDGDASGEPSETGSSESASPDPGNQDSSAGDDSKSGDGSEQGASNEQGAPNEQGAPNESGGDQDSSNPGNSEASPGGSETAGSETAGSQAGDSSNFNGNSTASGNLHGDGESNTELPPADPADLEYTKRATDMALDYLDETRQDPDPNLLDRLKWTPEDLQRFRERWQNVKPIDQPGTDPNLDRSDVEEALRSLGMRAPQSMRSQSASGQQDGLRGLQDSGNRRQAPAAVRDAFEAFRRGWRPTGTSN; encoded by the coding sequence TTGATTCAGTCGCGAATCGATGCGGCTCGGTCCGCGCTCTGGCGAGCCGAACTGACACGTCAAATCCTTCGCGGTGTTTTGGTGGGCATGGCCGCGATGCTGGCCTGGATCGTGATGGACCAATGGATTTGGTCGCCCGGAACGATCGGCCGGTTGGTGATCGCTGCGATCGCGATCGTCGCCGCCGTCGTCCACGCCGTGCGTTCAGTCTGGCCCGTGCTGCGATCGTCGGTTCGAGCCGACTACGCCGCCCGGGCTCTCGAACGAGACCATCCCGAACTGGGGCACGCTCTTTCCAGCTACATCACCCTGACGGCCCAAGATTCCGCGGGCGGCTCAGCCTCCAAAGGCCAGCTTTCCAAGCGCGTCGTCCAGTCCATCGGCGCGACCACCGCCGCGAAGCTACGCTCGATCGATGCCTTGCCCGAGGAAGCCACCGGGCTGCTGCGTTGGTGGATCGCAACAATCGCGTTGCTGTCCGTGTTGGTGATCTATGCGATCGCCTCCCCCAAGAACGCGTTGCAATCGGCCGCGCGACTGATGGCTCCCGCAGCCGACATCCGGCCAGCCAACCGGGTCCAAATCACAGACGTTCAACCAGGCGACGCAGAGATCCTGGCCGGACGAACGGTGGAGGTTGCTGCCAACGTTCGTGGCCTGCGTGACAATGAAACGGTCGAGTTCCGCTGGTTGAACCCGGACGAATCCAACAGCACGTCTGGCGACGAAGCCTCTGAAGGCCGCGCCACCAAGATGCAAGTCGACGAAGCAACGGCCACCCGATCGACCGTCGCTCACACCGCATCGATCCGCGTTTCGCATCAAGCCACCGGGGTCCAGCGCTATGAGATTGTGGCTGGGGATGCGGTGGCCGGACCGTTTGAGTGGACCATTCGTGACACGCCCGTCGTCAGCGTCACCGAGGTCCAATACCAACCACCGGCGTACACCGGAGAAACCACCCGCATTCGTCGCAGCGGTTCGATTCGAGGCGTCGATGGAACGCGTGTGATCTTGCGAGCCCGAGTCAATCGCCCGGTCGCTCGCGCCGTGGTCGAGTTCAATCCCAAACCCATGGGCCAAGAGACCCGGGCCACCGCGGGCGTTCGCGAGATGACACTGAGCGATGATGGCTCGTCGCTGGAGTTGCCTTTTGATCTGCGCAGTGGCGAAGTGGCCACCCGTGCCGTGGAACTGACCAGCTACCGCATTCGCGTTTGGGACCAAGCCGAACAATCCAACTCCGACCCGATCATCTATCCGATCGAAGTGATTCGTGATCTGCCACCGGAGATCACCATCGTGGTGCCCCGCCAATCGCCCAAACCCGTTCCGCTGGACGCTCAACAACTGTTCGAGATCCACGCAGCGGATGTGGACTTTGGGTTGTCTGAAATCGAAATCGAAATCCGGCGCGGCATCGATGTGATCGCTCGTGCTTCGCTGTGGAAGAACGAGGCCGGTGCGAAGGGCAACCAAATCGCTGAGTATCGCTTCCGCCCCTCGCGAATGATCCTGGCCAGCGTTGGCCGCCGTGGAGCACGCTCGTCACGTTTGATGGTCGGTGACGAAGTGGAAGTCGTTGCGATTGCCACCGACAATCGACGCGATGCAAACAACCCCAGCATCCAGCCTGGCGTCACACGCACCGAACCGGTACGTCTGCAAATTGTCGCTGGACGTACCCCCGAACCCCAGACCCCGGAAGAACAAGACGACAACGACGGGCAAACCCCTGACGATGGCGGCTCGCCCGATGGCTCCGGACCGGGCGAAGAAGGTCAATCGGGAGGCGGCGGTGGAAGCGGCGAGAGTGGACCATCCGAACAAGGTGGCCAGGGCGGTGAAGGCCAAAGCGGTTCCGGCGAATCCGACTCGGAACCAACCGGCGAAAACGAAAACAGCGGCGAGTCCGACGGTAACTCCTCAGGCAGCAACTCTGCGGATGGCGAATCTTCGGACGGCGACTCCGACCCCAACGATCCGTCAGAATCCGATTCCAACAGCGGGAACAACAACGCCAACCCGGGCAGCAGCGACGGTTCCGAACCCGGTGACGCATCGACTGGCAACGCAGGCGAAGGTTCGAGCGATCCCAATGCGATGTCGGAAGACCCGAACCAATCGAGCGGAGACGAACCAGGTGCCGGTGAGTCCGGCGACGCCCAACAACCAGCCGAAGGTTCACCGCCAGGCAACCAAGCCCCCGGTCAGCAACCCCCAAACCAGGAAGGCAACGGCCAGCCAAACGGTGACGCTGGTCAGCAAGACTCATCGGGATCGTCTGAATCAGGTCGCGACCAAGACGGATCCAGTGACGCGGCTGGAACCGCAGAAGGCTCGCAGGAGCCCGGTGGTTCCCGCTCGCCTCAATCCGCGCCGCAAGATGACGCGGAAGCTTTCGAACGCATCAACGAGTACCTGAAAGAACAACAAGAGAACCAGCAACAAGCTGGAAACGCTGGTCAGCAATCCCCCGGTGAACAACAGCCAGGCGAAAACCAAGAGGGCCCCGACTCCGAGTCACAATCCAACGACTCCAACGCGAATGGGTCCAACGAACCGGGGTCGAAGCAGAACGGTTCCGACCAATCCAGTGGCGATCCGTCCGGCGACAATGCTTCCGGTGACAACAAATCCGAAAACGACCAGGCCGGGGAAGGTTCTCCGTCGCAGGACCCTTCGTCAGAAGGCTCGCCGTCAGGCGATGATGCGGCAGGAGAAGAAGCGCCAGGGACCGAATCGGGAGAACCTGGGACCGAGTCGGGAGACCCAGGTTCAGAATCGTCCGACTCGCAAACGGGACAGCCTGGAGAGCAAGCAGGCGATCCCGGGCAACCTCAAGACGGTTCACCCTCCTCCGACGATGGCGACGCCTCGGGTGAACCATCCGAGACTGGCTCCTCCGAATCGGCCTCCCCAGATCCTGGCAACCAAGACTCCTCCGCTGGCGATGACTCGAAATCTGGCGATGGCTCGGAACAAGGTGCCTCGAATGAACAAGGCGCCCCGAATGAACAAGGTGCCCCCAACGAATCAGGCGGTGACCAAGACTCATCCAACCCTGGCAACTCCGAAGCGTCCCCCGGCGGGTCCGAAACAGCCGGGTCTGAAACGGCGGGATCGCAAGCTGGCGATTCCTCCAACTTCAATGGGAATTCCACGGCCAGCGGAAACCTCCACGGCGACGGTGAATCCAACACCGAGTTGCCTCCCGCTGACCCGGCCGATCTGGAGTACACCAAACGCGCGACCGACATGGCGCTCGATTACCTCGACGAAACTCGGCAAGACCCGGACCCGAACTTGCTCGACCGTTTGAAGTGGACGCCGGAAGACTTGCAACGTTTCCGTGAGCGTTGGCAAAACGTCAAACCGATTGACCAACCGGGCACGGATCCCAACTTGGACCGATCCGACGTGGAAGAAGCCCTGCGAAGTTTGGGCATGCGTGCCCCGCAATCCATGCGTTCGCAATCCGCCTCTGGCCAACAAGATGGCTTGCGTGGACTGCAAGACAGCGGCAACCGTCGGCAAGCTCCCGCCGCCGTTCGCGACGCGTTCGAAGCATTCCGTCGCGGTTGGCGACCAACAGGAACGTCCAATTGA